Below is a window of Myroides profundi DNA.
CTAATTTGAAAGCAAGGGGGGAATTATAACGTATTTACGTTATTTAAATCTTCAAAAGCTTGTTCTAAGCGAGCGATTAAAGTTAATTCTCCTTGTCTAACCCATGCTCTTGGATCATAATATTTCTTATTTGGAATATCTGAACCGTCAGGGTTACCTATTTGAGTTTTTAAATAGTCTATTTTTGAAGACATATAGTCTCTGATTCCCTCTGTGTATGCAAATTGTGTATCTGTATCGATATTCATCTTGATTACACCGTAGCTGATAGCTTCTCTGATTTCTTCTAATGAAGAACCTGATCCACCATGGAATACGAAATCAACAGGATTGTGTCCTAAGTTGTGTTTCTTCGCTACATATTCTTGAGAATTTTTAAGAATGATAGGAGTTAATTTTACGTTACCTGGTTTGTAAACACCGTGTACGTTTCCGAAAGAAGCAGCGATAGTAAATCTAGGGCTTACTTTAGATAACTCTTCATAAGCGTAGTCTACTTCGTCTGGTTGAGTGTATAATCTTGATGAATCTACATCTGTATTATCTACACCATCTTCTTCTCCTCCAGTGATTCCTAATTCTATTTCTAACGTCATACCTAGTTTGTCCATACGCTCTAAGTATTGTTTAGAAATCTCAATATTTTCTTTAATAGGCTCCTCTGATAGGTCAATCATATGTGAACTAAATAGAGGTTTACCATATTGTTTCATATGTTCTTCACCAGCATCTAATAATCCATCGATCCAAGGTAATAGTTTTTTTGCACAGTGGTCTGTATGTAGAATAACAGCTACTCCATAAGCTTCTGCTAATGCATGCACGTGTTTTGCTCCTGCAATAGCTCCTATGATAGCTGATTTTTGATTGTCATTAGACAATCCTTTTCCTGCCATAAAAGAAGCACCTCCATTTGAAAACTGAATAATCACTGGAGAATTTAATTTAGCAGCAGTCTCTAATACCGCATTGATAGTACTTGAGCTAGTTACATTTACTGCTGGTAGTGCAAAACCTTTTTCTTTTGCATATCTAAAAATCTCTTGAACTTGGTCGCCAAAAGCAACTCCTGGTTTAATATTATGAGCCATAGTTGTGTGTTTAAATTTTGTACAAAAATACTAATTATTATTTGAATTAGAATGGATAATTAATCCCAACGTTTAAGACTGATTCTTTTAAGCTAAACTCTTTGAACCATTTTTGTCCTTTATCTTGTGCTGGATTATATGTTTTGAATCCCATATCTAACCTGAATACAAAGAAACTAAAATCATATCTCAATCCTAGTCCCGATGCTACTGCCATATCTTTTAATGAAGAAACGCCGTTAAAGGTATAGGTATTATCTTTAATATCGTCAAATACATTCCAAATATTTGAGGCATCTACGAAAAGCGCTCCATACCACTTACCACCAATGTTGAAACGGTACTCAGTACTGAAGAACAATTTCATATTCGCTTCGTTGAAGTCATTGATACCGCCACTTTGCCCAGGCCCTAATCGATAAGATTGCCATCCTCTGTTATCATTTGATCCACCAGAATAGTAACTTCTTGAGAAAGGAATAGAATTAGAATTACTATAAGGAATTGCTAGTCCAGCGAAAGCACGCATTGCAACAACACGTTTTTTTCCTAGATCAAAGTATTTAACGAAGTCTACCTCTGTTTTTACATATTGAGAAAACTCCACATCCATTATTGTCTTTTTCCCTGTAGGACCTATTTTAGAACTTGTA
It encodes the following:
- the fbaA gene encoding class II fructose-bisphosphate aldolase, which translates into the protein MAHNIKPGVAFGDQVQEIFRYAKEKGFALPAVNVTSSSTINAVLETAAKLNSPVIIQFSNGGASFMAGKGLSNDNQKSAIIGAIAGAKHVHALAEAYGVAVILHTDHCAKKLLPWIDGLLDAGEEHMKQYGKPLFSSHMIDLSEEPIKENIEISKQYLERMDKLGMTLEIELGITGGEEDGVDNTDVDSSRLYTQPDEVDYAYEELSKVSPRFTIAASFGNVHGVYKPGNVKLTPIILKNSQEYVAKKHNLGHNPVDFVFHGGSGSSLEEIREAISYGVIKMNIDTDTQFAYTEGIRDYMSSKIDYLKTQIGNPDGSDIPNKKYYDPRAWVRQGELTLIARLEQAFEDLNNVNTL